In Aedes albopictus strain Foshan chromosome 3, AalbF5, whole genome shotgun sequence, the following are encoded in one genomic region:
- the LOC109401446 gene encoding uncharacterized protein LOC109401446 → MKLHFDSKFCQYPKTYFSFVLNALLWDRNWFTKVCTNCPFYLYSNTFAALYLCLNLILASCELFRQILVPIAATDEYDDKLTIPLRFWKFDLSFRIPHQYLLLGRALFHVQALARSLYNLAVGNYGALLGLVVFVPIFFVMDVINFGTEWSKRRGQDDFRTFIWKESLLLGATVVFWTNLCCLLYNEYAGCIFDK, encoded by the exons ATGAAGCTACATTTTGATTCAAAATTTTGTCAGTATCCAAAGACGTACTTTTCATTCGTTCTGAACGCCCTCCTGTGGGATCGCAACTGGTTCACCAAAGTGTGCACCAACTGCCCGTTCTATCTTTACTCGAACACATTTGCGGCGCTTTACTTGTGTTTAAATCTG ATCCTGGCATCCTGCGAATTGTTCCGGCAGATTCTCGTGCCCATCGCAGCAACGGACGAATACGACGACAAACTAACAATCCCGCTGCGCTTCTGGAAGTTCGATCTGAGCTTTCGGATACCGCATCAGTATCTGCTACTAGGACGAGCCCTGTTCCACGTACAAGCTTTGGCACGGAGTCTGTACAACCTGGCGGTTGGCAATTACGGAGCCCTGTTGGGTTTGGTGGTCTTTGTACCGATATTTTTCGTAATGGATGTGATCAACTTCGGGACCGAATGGAGCAAACGGCGAGGGCAGGACGATTTCCGAACATttatctggaaggaatccctattgCTGGGGGCGACGGTTGTGTTCTGGACCAATTTGTGCTGCTTACTGTATAACGAATACGCGGGATGCatttttgataaataa